The following coding sequences lie in one Candidatus Eremiobacterota bacterium genomic window:
- the rimO gene encoding 30S ribosomal protein S12 methylthiotransferase RimO translates to MRSVAFVSLGCAKNLVDTEVMIAKLGAAGWHLESQANRADTVVINTCAFIDPAKEESTHVILEHAAQKRPNQQLIVAGCLAQRYGAQLQSLVPEIDGVVGTGAYAGIVELLDDVEAGRRPVRLEMQPEPEHEFLPRLVTTPRATAYLKIAEGCDHPCTFCIIPALRGRFRSRSAESICAEARALVAGGAKELILIAQDTSMWGRDRGIRRAGLAQLLERLHDIDGLEWIRLLYLYPATVDRELIDAIAGLPKVCKYMDMPLQHAHPEVLRAMRRPSNGERYLEIIEEFRARVPQITMRSTFIVGFPGEREEHVEYLEAWIERAQLDRVGFFEYSAEEGTPAAELAGRTGLRRRRERLIRLREAQRHASEHARNKRCGSPVRVLVEESRRLRERDALQRELGAARAWYGRSQGEAPGVDGGVYFTGDAEIGEFADVRLDGSNAIDFFGRSLCAQPAAV, encoded by the coding sequence GTGCGAAGCGTTGCGTTTGTGAGTCTGGGCTGTGCGAAGAATTTGGTCGATACGGAAGTGATGATCGCCAAGCTGGGCGCGGCCGGTTGGCATTTGGAATCGCAAGCGAACCGCGCCGATACCGTGGTGATCAATACATGCGCCTTCATCGATCCGGCGAAGGAAGAGTCTACGCACGTGATTTTGGAGCACGCGGCGCAGAAGCGGCCCAATCAGCAGCTCATCGTGGCGGGATGTTTGGCGCAGCGGTACGGCGCGCAGCTGCAAAGTCTGGTTCCCGAGATCGACGGGGTCGTCGGTACCGGCGCGTATGCCGGCATCGTCGAGCTGCTCGACGACGTCGAGGCCGGGCGCCGGCCGGTGCGTCTGGAGATGCAGCCCGAACCGGAGCACGAATTTTTGCCTCGGCTGGTGACGACGCCGCGCGCGACGGCGTACCTCAAGATTGCCGAAGGCTGCGATCACCCCTGTACGTTTTGCATCATTCCCGCCTTGCGCGGCCGGTTTCGCAGCCGCAGCGCCGAGTCGATCTGTGCCGAAGCGCGCGCACTCGTCGCCGGCGGCGCAAAAGAGCTCATCCTTATCGCGCAGGATACGTCGATGTGGGGACGCGACCGCGGCATACGCCGCGCGGGGCTCGCGCAGTTATTGGAACGCCTGCACGACATTGATGGCCTCGAGTGGATTCGGCTTCTCTATCTCTATCCCGCAACGGTCGATCGCGAGCTCATCGACGCAATCGCCGGCCTTCCGAAGGTCTGCAAGTATATGGACATGCCGCTGCAGCACGCGCATCCCGAGGTGCTTCGCGCAATGCGCCGCCCGAGCAACGGCGAGCGGTATCTGGAAATCATCGAAGAGTTTCGTGCGCGCGTACCACAGATCACGATGCGCTCGACGTTCATCGTCGGATTCCCAGGCGAGCGCGAAGAGCACGTGGAGTACCTCGAAGCGTGGATCGAGCGCGCGCAGCTCGACCGGGTCGGCTTTTTCGAATACAGCGCCGAGGAAGGCACGCCGGCGGCCGAGCTCGCAGGCCGCACCGGCCTTCGCCGCCGCCGCGAACGATTGATTCGCTTGAGAGAAGCGCAGCGGCACGCTTCGGAACACGCGCGAAACAAGCGTTGCGGCAGCCCCGTGCGCGTGCTGGTGGAAGAGTCGCGACGTTTGCGCGAACGCGATGCGTTGCAGCGAGAGCTCGGTGCCGCGCGGGCGTGGTACGGGCGTTCGCAAGGCGAGGCGCCCGGCGTCGACGGGGGCGTTTATTTTACCGGCGATGCCGAGATCGGCGAATTTGCCGACGTACGTCTCGACGGTTCCAACGCGATCGATTTCTTCGGGCGCAGCCTCTGCGCGCAGCCTGCGGCCGTATGA
- a CDS encoding LCP family protein, whose amino-acid sequence MIVRRIAQVVGLIVLAVGSAMAGYAIIEHRNPVTAFSQIFVPAPQQVFGKPNLLVLVEGLDYDYTPSDEEYSTNSRSDVIWAVNLDFANKRVDQLSIPRDMVATLPNGTQAKINQAQSDGGVNEAKKVIAQWLGIPEFDRYIVLRIDATKAFIGAVGGVNVDVKSSDCLRYHTGCSGDSLNYDDTWGHLHIHLKEGMQHLNGEQAVAYMRFRHDWCSDPCRIMRQQQVLHALIDKLKGDRFNTLIHLGDLLNVFRKYVQTDFSNSELISIASYYQGIPNSAIVSNQVPYTSDIDLPGYGDSLVPDTTARAHLVATMLVEPPVPIPSPDALALAAIPAATLRVDVENGSGVTGAAARMAATLRQRGFTIGAVGDAERSDYASTEIHEHSNVTFAGAKVRQALPGALRNAPVIGDSAATASPASTATVTSDVTVIVGSDFAKSS is encoded by the coding sequence ATGATCGTTCGGCGCATCGCCCAGGTCGTCGGGCTCATCGTTCTGGCCGTCGGTTCGGCAATGGCCGGGTACGCGATCATCGAGCACCGCAATCCCGTGACGGCGTTCTCGCAGATCTTCGTCCCGGCGCCGCAACAGGTGTTCGGTAAGCCGAACTTGCTCGTGCTCGTCGAAGGGTTGGATTACGACTACACGCCCAGCGACGAAGAGTATTCGACGAACTCGCGCAGCGACGTGATCTGGGCCGTCAACCTCGACTTCGCCAACAAGCGCGTGGACCAGCTTTCAATTCCGCGCGATATGGTCGCGACACTGCCGAACGGCACGCAGGCGAAGATCAACCAAGCCCAGTCCGACGGCGGCGTGAACGAGGCGAAGAAGGTTATCGCGCAATGGTTGGGGATTCCGGAGTTCGACCGCTACATCGTCTTACGCATCGATGCTACCAAGGCTTTCATCGGTGCGGTCGGCGGGGTGAACGTGGATGTGAAGTCCTCCGACTGCCTACGCTATCATACCGGCTGCAGCGGCGATTCGCTCAACTATGACGACACCTGGGGGCATCTGCACATTCATTTAAAGGAAGGCATGCAGCATCTCAACGGCGAGCAGGCGGTCGCGTACATGCGCTTCCGGCACGACTGGTGCAGCGACCCCTGCCGTATCATGCGTCAACAGCAAGTGCTTCATGCCCTCATCGATAAGCTCAAAGGCGATCGTTTTAACACATTGATCCATCTGGGCGATTTGCTCAACGTCTTTCGCAAGTACGTGCAGACCGATTTTTCCAATTCGGAGCTCATTTCGATCGCGAGCTACTACCAAGGCATTCCGAACTCCGCGATCGTCAGCAATCAGGTGCCATACACCAGCGACATCGATCTGCCCGGCTATGGCGACTCGCTAGTTCCGGATACCACAGCGCGCGCGCATTTGGTCGCGACGATGCTCGTCGAGCCGCCCGTGCCGATACCATCGCCCGACGCGCTCGCGCTTGCCGCGATTCCGGCTGCGACCTTGCGCGTTGATGTCGAGAACGGCAGCGGCGTTACCGGCGCAGCCGCTCGCATGGCTGCGACCTTGCGCCAGCGCGGCTTCACGATCGGCGCGGTCGGCGATGCGGAACGATCCGACTATGCGAGCACCGAGATCCACGAGCACTCAAACGTCACGTTTGCCGGCGCGAAAGTGCGACAGGCGCTGCCAGGCGCGCTGCGCAACGCGCCGGTGATCGGCGATTCTGCCGCGACCGCGTCGCCGGCGTCGACCGCAACGGTGACGAGCGACGTAACGGTGATCGTCGGCAGCGATTTTGCAAAGAGTTCGTAG
- the mnmA gene encoding tRNA 2-thiouridine(34) synthase MnmA — translation MAKERVIAAMSGGVDSAVAAGLLAENGYDVVGITMKMYAPSRPAHAKSCCGVDDFDDARRSAAVLGIAHYVLDFEEVFRRTVIERFANDYAGGRTPNPCVSCNNFVKLGSLVQYADRLGARYVATGHYARIDRRRDGPHLFRNEYAKDQAYALAQLAPVQLERLLLPLGEFDKATTRAHARRLGLPVHDKTESQDICFVEGGDYRTVLSRMRPEVAVTGEIVTTGGELVGEHSGIANYTVGQRARLPAARDGARYVTRINAANNTIVIGHEDELLSNELEAGEVNLIRPEQFIGREIPLRAMIRYRSAPAPAFATILDDGSLRLRFETPQRAITPGQLVALLDADSDEILGAATIRALSS, via the coding sequence ATGGCAAAAGAGCGCGTAATTGCAGCGATGAGCGGCGGCGTTGACTCGGCCGTTGCCGCGGGCCTCTTAGCGGAAAACGGCTACGACGTCGTCGGAATTACAATGAAGATGTACGCGCCATCGCGGCCGGCACACGCGAAGAGCTGCTGCGGAGTCGACGACTTCGACGACGCGCGGCGCAGCGCCGCGGTGTTGGGCATTGCGCACTACGTTCTCGATTTCGAAGAAGTCTTTCGTCGAACCGTCATCGAGCGTTTCGCCAACGATTACGCTGGCGGCCGTACTCCAAATCCTTGCGTGTCGTGTAACAACTTCGTCAAGCTGGGGAGTCTCGTGCAGTACGCCGATCGGCTTGGCGCGCGTTATGTCGCCACCGGCCACTACGCGCGCATCGATCGGCGCCGCGACGGGCCGCATCTCTTCCGAAATGAATACGCCAAAGATCAAGCTTATGCGCTCGCGCAGCTCGCGCCGGTGCAGCTCGAGCGGCTCTTGCTTCCACTCGGCGAGTTCGACAAGGCTACGACGCGCGCCCATGCGCGCCGATTGGGTTTGCCGGTGCATGACAAGACCGAATCGCAAGACATCTGTTTTGTCGAGGGCGGCGACTATCGCACGGTTCTCTCGCGAATGCGACCTGAGGTCGCCGTTACCGGTGAGATCGTTACGACCGGGGGCGAGCTGGTCGGCGAGCATTCCGGCATTGCCAACTACACCGTCGGCCAGCGCGCGCGGCTGCCGGCGGCACGCGACGGCGCGCGGTACGTCACGCGCATCAACGCAGCGAACAATACGATCGTCATCGGGCACGAGGACGAGCTGCTTTCCAACGAGCTCGAAGCCGGCGAAGTCAATTTGATTCGCCCCGAACAATTCATTGGGCGAGAAATTCCACTGCGCGCGATGATCCGCTATCGCTCGGCTCCGGCACCGGCATTCGCGACGATTTTGGACGACGGCTCGCTACGGTTGCGCTTCGAAACGCCGCAGCGCGCAATCACGCCGGGCCAGCTCGTCGCGCTACTCGACGCCGACAGCGACGAAATTTTAGGCGCCGCAACAATCCGCGCCTTGTCATCCTGA
- a CDS encoding polysaccharide deacetylase family protein has product MKGLSVIVLAAAVIYGGWRLIVHKSNVPPALVTPASNVHLEFSGDVGSRLYRMSHDLRSADRSRRPRLIALTFDDGPYPIYTPMLLDVLRDLHVPATFFLIGKDAEQWPEITQRIEADGNEIADHTYTHPNLDQESAEAVRKEIVEGGDTLWALTHDPAARTFMRPPHGRYTEQTLQIAQALGYSVVLWTDDSGDWRTLTVPQLQRHLLAHATAPEIVLLHSGKLATIQALPYVVARFRAAGYRFVTVGELLKLVQTDELNHPLRHAV; this is encoded by the coding sequence GTGAAGGGACTCTCCGTCATTGTCTTGGCAGCTGCGGTGATTTACGGCGGCTGGCGTCTGATCGTCCACAAGAGCAACGTGCCGCCCGCGCTCGTTACGCCGGCGTCGAACGTGCATCTCGAGTTTTCCGGCGACGTCGGTTCGCGTCTCTACCGAATGTCGCACGACCTACGCTCCGCTGACCGCTCGCGGCGTCCGCGGCTGATCGCACTGACGTTCGACGACGGTCCATATCCGATCTACACGCCGATGCTGCTCGACGTTCTGCGCGATCTGCACGTTCCGGCGACGTTCTTTCTCATCGGCAAAGATGCAGAGCAATGGCCCGAGATTACGCAGCGCATCGAGGCCGACGGGAACGAGATTGCCGATCACACGTATACGCATCCCAATCTCGATCAAGAATCGGCCGAGGCCGTCCGCAAAGAGATCGTCGAGGGAGGCGATACGCTGTGGGCGCTCACGCACGACCCGGCCGCACGAACGTTCATGCGACCCCCGCACGGCCGCTACACCGAGCAGACGCTGCAGATCGCGCAAGCCCTCGGCTATTCCGTCGTGCTCTGGACCGACGACAGTGGCGATTGGCGAACGTTGACAGTACCCCAGCTCCAGCGGCATTTGCTCGCACACGCTACTGCACCTGAGATCGTCTTGCTCCACAGCGGTAAGCTGGCGACGATCCAAGCATTGCCGTACGTCGTCGCGCGCTTCAGAGCGGCGGGCTACCGTTTCGTCACGGTTGGCGAGCTGCTCAAGCTCGTGCAGACCGACGAGCTCAACCATCCGCTTCGGCACGCTGTTTAG
- a CDS encoding helix-turn-helix domain-containing protein — translation MPGASEALGERLRAAREARGLSLSDVAEQIRIRSLYLAAIEEENWNTVGAPVYVRGFLRTYARFLGMDPEEAVAAFNRNQPAYGSPQAGPGRQGAEPEGSLRRNSLLIWIAGVVAVLLIAFVVYNEVTLRRAPVAANVAASPVATTSPSVAAATPLPSPTAGARPSGPAGGANSLALVLLAPSWLRVTVDGSVSMEGTFPAGTAKTFHGKNALVRIGNAGGVEIYVDGKDVGKLGKPGDVVEHTFTL, via the coding sequence ATGCCAGGAGCGTCCGAAGCGCTGGGTGAGCGGCTTCGCGCGGCACGCGAGGCCCGTGGACTTTCACTCTCCGATGTCGCCGAGCAGATACGCATTCGCTCCCTCTACCTCGCGGCGATCGAAGAGGAGAACTGGAACACGGTCGGCGCGCCCGTCTACGTCCGCGGCTTCCTGCGCACGTACGCGCGCTTTTTGGGCATGGATCCCGAAGAGGCGGTTGCCGCGTTCAATCGCAATCAGCCGGCATACGGGTCGCCGCAAGCCGGTCCGGGGCGCCAGGGGGCCGAACCGGAAGGATCGTTACGGCGCAACTCTCTGCTGATTTGGATCGCCGGAGTAGTCGCCGTGCTCCTGATCGCCTTTGTCGTCTATAACGAGGTGACGCTGCGCCGGGCGCCGGTTGCCGCCAACGTGGCAGCGTCGCCGGTCGCGACCACGTCCCCGAGCGTGGCCGCCGCGACGCCGCTTCCCTCTCCGACCGCCGGGGCGCGCCCGTCAGGACCGGCCGGCGGCGCGAACTCGCTTGCACTGGTTCTCTTGGCGCCGTCCTGGCTCAGGGTCACCGTTGACGGAAGTGTTAGCATGGAGGGTACGTTTCCGGCGGGAACCGCGAAGACGTTCCACGGAAAGAACGCGCTGGTGCGCATCGGCAATGCCGGCGGCGTCGAAATATACGTCGATGGCAAGGACGTCGGGAAGCTTGGAAAACCGGGCGACGTCGTCGAGCACACCTTCACGCTTTGA
- a CDS encoding menaquinone biosynthesis protein, which produces MTLRCGRIRYTNDLPVYAAFDRGAIEYPGSLHADTPARLNAMLLAGELDLSPISAFTWAANASDLVLLPDLCIGARDEVISVVLVSSVPPSSLHATPIFVSEESASGRNLLRVILERRYGIYPTYIDEAQPVDRALRGDPTLLIGDSAIDAIERFPAERIYDLGKLWHDWTGLQTVFAVWAARRDVYLRDYSAVRDCMRALTDAYTWSRSHSEDVIALAQRTIARPRGFYERYYGKLNFTLHTAAQDGLEAYCRELLAIGAIDVLPSFPEVVGAVAN; this is translated from the coding sequence ATGACGTTGCGCTGCGGTCGGATACGGTACACCAACGACCTGCCGGTCTATGCGGCCTTTGACCGCGGTGCAATCGAGTACCCCGGCAGTCTGCACGCCGACACGCCCGCACGTCTGAACGCGATGTTGCTTGCGGGCGAGCTCGATCTCAGCCCGATCAGCGCTTTTACATGGGCGGCAAATGCAAGCGACCTCGTCCTGCTGCCCGATCTCTGCATCGGCGCGCGCGACGAGGTCATCTCGGTCGTGCTGGTTTCTTCGGTTCCTCCATCATCATTGCATGCGACCCCGATTTTCGTGAGCGAAGAATCCGCCAGCGGTCGAAACCTGTTGCGCGTGATTCTCGAACGGCGATATGGAATCTACCCCACGTATATCGATGAAGCGCAGCCGGTCGATCGCGCGTTGCGCGGCGATCCCACGTTGCTCATCGGTGATTCGGCGATCGACGCGATCGAACGTTTCCCCGCAGAACGTATTTACGATTTAGGAAAGCTGTGGCACGACTGGACCGGCCTACAGACGGTCTTCGCGGTATGGGCGGCCCGGCGCGACGTTTATCTGCGCGATTACTCGGCGGTGCGCGATTGCATGCGCGCGCTGACCGACGCTTACACCTGGTCGCGATCGCATTCCGAAGACGTAATTGCTTTGGCACAGCGCACGATCGCGCGGCCACGCGGTTTTTACGAGCGTTACTACGGCAAGTTGAACTTTACGCTTCACACGGCCGCGCAGGACGGATTAGAGGCCTACTGCCGCGAGCTGCTCGCCATTGGCGCGATCGACGTGCTGCCGTCTTTTCCCGAGGTCGTCGGTGCCGTCGCTAACTAG
- a CDS encoding YajQ family cyclic di-GMP-binding protein, whose translation MASESSFDVVSRVDAQELDNALNQTRKEIENRFDFKHSKTQIDFDGKKITLISDDELKMRNVVDVLQSKAVRRGIDIKAFEFGALEPAAGSTVRQVVTLRSGIPKEQSRALLAHIKSLKLKVTAQYQDEQVRVAAKSKDDLQKVITALRSMEFELPLQFVNYR comes from the coding sequence GTGGCGAGCGAATCCTCGTTCGACGTCGTTTCGCGCGTCGACGCGCAAGAACTCGACAACGCATTAAACCAAACGCGCAAAGAGATCGAAAATCGCTTCGATTTCAAACATAGCAAGACCCAGATCGATTTCGACGGTAAGAAGATCACGCTGATCTCCGACGACGAGCTGAAAATGCGCAACGTCGTCGACGTGCTGCAAAGCAAAGCCGTGCGGCGCGGTATCGATATCAAAGCCTTCGAGTTCGGTGCGCTCGAACCGGCCGCGGGCAGCACGGTCCGCCAAGTCGTCACGTTACGTAGCGGCATTCCAAAGGAGCAGAGCCGAGCTCTGCTCGCCCACATCAAGTCGTTGAAGCTCAAGGTGACGGCCCAATATCAAGACGAGCAAGTTCGCGTTGCCGCCAAGAGCAAGGACGATTTGCAGAAAGTTATCACGGCGCTACGGTCGATGGAGTTCGAGCTCCCGCTGCAGTTTGTCAACTACCGGTAA
- the mqnC gene encoding dehypoxanthine futalosine cyclase, which produces MPSLTSLLDRAATGGRLSFEEGVRLYNDADLHELGAAAHARRMAMHSPEIVTYVIDTTINYTNVCNVHCSFCAFFRPEHHKEGYTMPHDRVLDRVKHAVDQGATQIMIQGGVNPELGIDWFETLFQRVRAEYPQADLHSLSVSEIVGLAHIEEISTREVLERLKAAGMKSLPGAGAEILVERVRKRISARKVKPHEWLGVMREAQLLGMPTTATMMFGSIETPAERIEHLHVLRELQDETGGFTAFIPWYYVPFKTPLRGKESTGLEYLRVLAISRLYLDNFAHLQASWLTPGLKMGQLALFYGCDDMGGTIIEEQVVHDAGSTNEATRRDIENIIVDAGFQPVVRDTYWNLRPEMALA; this is translated from the coding sequence GTGCCGTCGCTAACTAGTCTGCTCGACCGCGCCGCGACCGGCGGGCGGCTGTCGTTCGAAGAGGGCGTCCGGCTCTACAACGACGCCGATCTTCACGAGCTCGGCGCTGCCGCGCACGCGCGGCGCATGGCGATGCACTCACCGGAGATCGTGACCTATGTGATCGATACGACGATCAACTATACTAATGTTTGCAACGTGCATTGCAGTTTCTGCGCCTTCTTTCGACCCGAGCATCACAAGGAAGGCTACACGATGCCGCACGATCGGGTGCTCGATCGCGTGAAGCACGCGGTCGATCAAGGCGCGACTCAAATCATGATTCAAGGAGGCGTCAATCCGGAGCTTGGCATCGATTGGTTCGAAACGCTCTTCCAGCGCGTGCGCGCGGAATATCCGCAAGCCGATCTGCACTCGTTGTCCGTTTCCGAAATCGTTGGTTTGGCCCATATCGAGGAAATCTCAACGCGCGAGGTACTCGAGCGGCTCAAAGCGGCGGGCATGAAGTCGCTTCCCGGAGCGGGCGCCGAGATTTTGGTCGAACGCGTTCGTAAACGTATTTCGGCGCGCAAAGTCAAGCCGCACGAGTGGCTTGGAGTCATGCGCGAGGCACAACTGCTCGGAATGCCGACGACCGCCACGATGATGTTCGGCTCGATCGAAACGCCAGCCGAGCGTATCGAACATTTGCACGTCCTGCGCGAACTGCAAGACGAGACCGGCGGCTTCACCGCATTCATTCCGTGGTACTACGTGCCGTTCAAAACGCCGCTGCGCGGCAAAGAGTCGACCGGCTTGGAGTATCTGCGCGTGCTCGCCATTTCGCGGCTCTACCTCGACAACTTCGCGCATTTGCAAGCGTCGTGGCTAACACCGGGTCTAAAGATGGGCCAGCTCGCGCTCTTTTACGGCTGCGACGATATGGGCGGGACGATCATCGAAGAGCAAGTCGTGCACGACGCCGGCAGCACGAACGAAGCGACGCGCCGCGATATCGAGAATATCATCGTCGACGCCGGATTCCAGCCCGTCGTGCGAGACACGTACTGGAACCTGCGCCCGGAGATGGCCCTAGCCTAA